A stretch of the Rosa rugosa chromosome 5, drRosRugo1.1, whole genome shotgun sequence genome encodes the following:
- the LOC133713029 gene encoding uncharacterized protein LOC133713029: MAKMWGIFREYGPPGEIPENLYTMEIFHGGYFDKKLDGTWKYKVPKFNKLGGKIYLDGLDPDLISWVEMNNIAHALGYREKPISYHFKIPRTPPNEGFIQIKSDGDAIEMVKMIPLKKRQITVYITGGGPRKKEEAYAEFALPPDEDFVNPLNNQTLREKERAFFEANLMASQLYSERYGVNAVGGSARVNAEVEAEIIDLANDSGSAGNIVGEDRSGVNVEGGPSQSTFAGLSDIVPDIMGSQACVGQGEVGQGGNTATRHGHMGNLQPPKAKPRRVKHTAKRLWPTSARNALNKKLEDIEKRAREDGEKREREEFERAEREAAEFRESQASVAVSVEEVEQREREKAEKKEREAAEQKAREEAKLREREASEKRATDALAVRQQLAAELEKRQAEKQKSKAVGKQTSKAAQNKGKEPIHHKAKLNRKGKKPREPRYNTRHKGQKKFEAQVEEDEDSSDGSDFYVDSDYDIENDECDDVQFEENVTEPRVVPEYEEMGFTGYCSEEAVDSDDLQSLSGSESEEDEDGNPIPKRRKKGLRVRPWIRSVDLKNPKFRLGLAFPNSAQLKEAVRECAIRNQLGLWFEKNSKKKIEVNCQWDCPFRLYASTSKGEGDTLIIKTLNKKHTCSPVETSHFLTYRRIAQEVAEDLMVDENWSRKGIHNHIEKKYKLDVGVQTITRAKRAAKRMNEGHYIDQYNMLAAYRKELLRSNPGSTIDIKTQMDGPVRRFHRMYICFAACKEGWMRGCRPIVCLDGCHVKGQHPGQLLTAVGIDANNGMFPVAYALCEVENQETWTWFLDYLKCDLRMERDSSYVFMTDKQKGLGNAIANLFPNAEHRHCVRHLYNNFKSKHPGEGLKQLVWNAARSSTQVWYNKHMDALRELDEDAWLWFQDKSPAQWSRAFFTDESKCDILLNNMCESFNSAILPARDKPILTMLEKIRMDMMVRNANRRVACEKWKDLVGPRIKKIIDKIGQRATQYRAHRSGEFIFQIIGTGEGGSKHAVDLGLHTCTCKRWQLSGIPCVHAICAIRFKKQEAALYCDDYLMPSSYMEAYNPIIYPIAGEDDWELVDYPIAPPPYKQQAGRPKMKRHKEPGEKENHPPPPAPKEGKLSKAGIKMSCKICGQQGHNKLGCPITKAKKAATGEGTSSGATPNKRQRNEVNRAAAPKGSTNVKDQVIKSRKTWKKIKQTVESTSGPNVGASTSQSNQQPPTQSSQNPAAGSAQWKASKPMQPSQASSEYAGF; this comes from the exons ATGGCGAAGATGTGGGGGATATTTAGGGAGTATGGACCACCAGGCGAAA ttCCAGAAAACTTGTATACAATGGAGATTTTTCATGGTGGTTATTTTGACAAGAAGTTGGATGGCACATGGAAGTACAAGGTTCCCAAGTTTAACAAGTTGGGGGGGAAGATATACCTTGATGGTCTAGATCCTGATTTGATCTCATGGGTGGAGATGAATAATATTGCTCATGCATTGGGGTACAGGGAGAAGCCAATCTCTTACCACTTCAAGATACCTCGGACACCACCCAATGAAGGATTCATACAGATCAAGAGTGATGGAGATGCCATAGAGATGGTGAAGATGATACCATTGAAGAAGAGGCAGATAACTGTGTACATTACAGGTGGGGGTCctaggaaaaaagaagaagcatatGCTGAGTTTGCATTGCCACCCGATGAAGATTTTGTCAATCCTTTGAACAATCAGACTTTAAGAGAGAAGGAAAGGGCTTTTTTTGAAGCAAACTTGATGGCTAGCCAGTTATATAGTGAACGATATGGAGTAAATGCAGTTGGTGGCTCAGCTAGAGTAAAtgcagaagtagaggcagaaatTATTGATCTTGCAAATGATAGTGGTTCTGCTGGCAATATTGTGGGTGAGGATAGGAGTGGAGTAAATGTGGAAGGTGGACCAAGTCAGTCCACTTTTGCTGGTTTATCTGATATTGTACCAGACATCATGGGTTCACAAGCATGTGTCGGCCAAGGTGAGGTGGGGCAGGGTGGTAATACAGCAACAAGACATGGGCATATGGGTAACTTGCAGCCCCCTAAAGCTAAACCTAGAAGGGTGAAACACACTGCTAAAAGATTGTGGCCTACATCTGCCAGGAATGCTTTGAACAAAAAACTAGAGGATATAGAGAAGAGGGCTAGAGAGGACGGTGAGAAAAGGGAAAGAGAGGAGTTTGAGAGAGCTGAGAGAGAGGCTGCCGAATTCAGAGAGAGTCAAGCTTCTGTTGCAGTTAGTGTTGAAGAAGTTGAGCAAAGGGAAAGagaaaaagcagaaaaaaaagaaagggagGCTGCTGAGCAGAAGGCAAGGGAAGAAGCAAAGCTAAGAGAAAGGGAGGCTTCTGAGAAGAGAGCAACAGATGCATTGGCTGTGAGGCAACAGTTGGCTGCTGAATTAGAGAAGAGGCAAGCAGAGAAGCAAAAATCTAAGGCTGTTGGGAAGCAAACATCTAAGGCTGCACAAAACAAGGGGAAGGAGCCCATTCATCATAAGGCTAAGTTAAACAGAAAGGGGAAGAAGCCTAGAGAGCCAAGATATAACACAAGGCATAAAGGGCAGAAGAAGTTTGAAGCACAAGTTGAGGAGGATGAGGATAGCAGTGATGGGTCTGACTTCTATGTTGATTCAGACTATGATATTGAGAATGATGAGTGTGATGATGTTCAATTTGAAGAAAATGTCACAGAGCCGAGAGTTGTACCAGAGTATGAAGAGATGGGTTTCACTGGCTACTGTTCTGAAGAAGCTGTAGATTCAGATGACTTGCAGAGCTTGAGTGGGAGTGAATCAGAAGAGGATGAAGATGGGAATCCAATTCctaagaggaggaagaaggggtTGAGGGTTAGACCTTGGATTAGGTCAGTAGATCTGAAAAATCCAAAGTTCAGGTTAGGTCTTGCATTTCCAAATTCTGCACAATTAAAGGAAGCTGTTAGGGAGTGTGCCATTAGAAACCAACTTGGGTTGTGGTTTGAGAAAAATTCCAAGAAGAAGATAGAGGTCAACTGTCAATGGGACTGTCCTTTTAGGTTGTATGCTAGCACTTCCAAGGGTGAGGGTGATACACTCATAATCAAGACACTGAACAAGAAGCATACCTGCTCTCCAGTTGAAACAAGTCATTTCTTGACTTACAGAAGAATAGCTCAAGAGGTTGCTGAGGATCTTATGGTTGATGAGAATTGGTCCAGGAAAGGGATCCACAATCATATTGAAAAGAAGTACAAGTTAGACGTTGGTGTGCAGACAATCACAAGAGCAAAAAGGGCAGCAAAGAGGATGAATGAAGGACACTATATTGATCAATACAACATGTTAGCTGCATACAGGAAGGAATTGCTTAGGAGCAATCCTGGATCCACAATTGACATAAAGACACAAATGGATGGTCCTGTAAGGAGGTTCCACAGGATGTACATCTGTTTTGCAGCATGCAAGGAGGGCTGGATGAGGGGTTGCAGGCCTATTGTTTGTTTGGATGGTTGTCATGTCAAAGGGCAGCATCCTGGACAGCTTCTAACTGCAGTTGGTATAGATGCAAATAATGGGATGTTCCCAGTTGCATATGCCTTGTGTGAGGTTGAGAACCAAGAGACATGGACCTGGTTCCTTGACTATCTGAAATGTGATCTAAGAATGGAAAGGGATAGTAGCTATGTGTTTATGACAGATAAACAGAAGGGGCTGGGAAATGCAATTGCTA ATTTGTTCCCCAATGCTGAGCATAGGCACTGTGTTAGGCATCTCTACAATAATTTCAAGTCAAAACATCCAGGAGAAGGCCTCAAGCAGTTGGTTTGGAATGCAGCTCGTTCTAGTACTCAAGTTTGGTATAACAAACACATGGATGCCTTGAGGGAGCTAGATGAGGATGCCTGGCTGTGGTTTCAAGACAAGAGTCCAGCACAATGGTCAAGGGCCTTTTTCACAGATGAATCTAAGTGTGACATTTTGCTGAACAATATGTGTGAGTCTTTTAATTCAGCTATTCTACCTGCTAGGGATAAGCCTATATTGACTATGTTGGAGAAGATTAGGATGGACATGATGGTTAGGAATGCAAATAGAAGGGTGGCATGTGAGAAGTGGAAGGACTTGGTTGGTCCTAGGATAAAGAAGATAATTGATAAGATAGGGCAGAGAGCTACACAATACCGAGCACATAGAAGTGGGGAGTTTATTTTTCAAATAATTGGAACTGGTGAGGGAGGCAGCAAGCATGCTGTGGATTTGGGACTCCACACTTGCACATGCAAGAGGTGGCAGCTTAGTGGGATCCCTTGTGTGCATGCAATTTGTGCAATTAGATTCAAGAAACAGGAAGCAGCCTTGTATTGTGATGATTACCTCATGCCTAGCTCATATATGGAGGCCTATAACCCCATCATCTATCCCATTGCAGGGGAGGATGATTGGGAACTTGTTGACTATCCCATTGCACCTCCACCTTACAAGCAGCAAGCTGGAAGACCTAAGATGAAGAGGCATAAAGAACCAGGAGAGAAAGAAAATCACCCACCACCACCTGCTCCTAAAGAAGGGAAACTCTCTAAAGCTGGGATTAAGATGTCCTGCAAAATATGTGGCCAGCAAGGACACAACAAATTGGGTTGTCCTATAACAAAGGCCAAAAAGGCAGCAACA GGAGAAGGAACATCAAGTGGAGCAACTCCAAACAAGAGGCAGAGAAATGAG GTCAACAGAGCAGCTGCACCAAAGGGGTCTACTAACGTCAAGGACCAAGTTATCAAGTCTAGGAAAACATGGAAGAAAATCAAGCAAACTGTGGAGAGTACTTCGGGTCCCAATGTTGGTGCCTCAACATCACAATCAAATCAGCAGCCTCCCACTCAAAGTAGCCAGAATCCGGCAGCTGGGAGTGCTCAATGGAAAGCATCAAAGCCTATGCAACCAAGCCAAGCTTCATCTGAATATGCAGGATTTTAA
- the LOC133710864 gene encoding protein TIFY 6B-like isoform X2, with protein MMERDFMGLSSKESVVVIKEENNDDAGRDSGGLTRGAGSNWPFSNKVSAIPHHLMSFKGAQEGKTQKMVPESFLSSGFMPVSTSDAFDPCQKRPTCDAQYFNHDRQGGTHFTLTAYPMQHDVHSVHRPYDVKMISVSNQGISVPMGNPYMKNHFAPMGQNFAVTTTKQQLFGGIPGTTPYSIPPSSGSIVGTTEPWNNVKTSGSPSQMTIFYAGSVNVYHDISPEKAQAMMILAQNGSSIPSNGAHSKAEAPRAKLASEDGVPVNQTINTPPSAFPSPLSVSSHTGTQSVSGSTSTDELMAGKTTGLPTTPVSKVEPPKTANAVKSVAATSMIHSAIPQARKASLARFLGKRKERVINSAPYNLSKKSAEGSNPESNGMNKGEQQ; from the exons atgaTGGAGAGAGATTTCATGGGTTTGAGCTCGAAAGAGTCGGTGGTTGTGATCAAGGAGGAGAATAATGACGATGCTGGCAGAGACTCTGGTG GGTTGACCAGAGGTGCTGGTTCGAATTGGCCCTTCTCAAACAAGGTCTCTGCAATTCCCCATCATTTGATGTCTTTCAAAGGTGCTCAAGAAGGTAAGACTCAAAAGATGGTACCTGAGTCCTTCTTGTCTTCCGGATTTATGCCCGTCTCAACTTCAGACGCATTTGATCCTTGTCAGAAACGACCTACATGTGATGCACAG TACTTCAATCACGATAGGCAAGGTGGCACTCACTTTACCCTGACAGCTTATCCTATGCAACATGATGTGCACTCTGTACACCGTCCTTATGACGTGAAGATGATTTCAGTTTCCAATCAAGGTATTTCTGTTCCTATGGGCAATCCATACATGAAGAATCATTTTGCACCTATGGGTCAGAATTTTGCTGTTACTACCACCAAGCAACAATTATTTGGAGGAATTCCTGGTACTACTCCATATTCAATTCCTCCAAGTTCAGGGTCCATTGTTGGAACCACTGAACCATG GAACAACGTCAAGACATCTGGGTCTCCTTCTCAGATGACAATCTTCTATGCTGGTAGTGTGAATGTCTATCATGATATCTCCCCTGAGAAG GCTCAGGCTATGATGATTTTAGCTCAGAATGGTTCTTCCATCCCTTCTAATGGTGCACACTCAAAAGCTGAAGCACCAAGAGCAAAGTTGGCCTCAGAAGATGGTGTTCCAGTGAATCAGACTATAAATACACCACCTTCTGCTTTTCCTAGTCCCTTATCTGTTTCTTCACATACTGGTACCCAATCAGTAAGTGGGTCCACAAGCACTGATGAACTGATGGCAGGTAAAACCACAGGGCTTCCAACGACTCCTGTTAGTAAAGTGGAGCCTCCAAAAACAGCAAATGCAGTTAAATCTGTTGCTGCAACGTCTATGATTCATTCTG CTATTCCACAAGCTCGCAAAGCATCCTTGGCTCGATTTTTAGGGAAACGCAAGGAAAG GGTAATAAATTCAGCACCATACAACTTGAGCAAGAAATCTGCAGAAGGCAGCAACCCAGAATCTAATGGAATGAATAAAGGAGAACAACAATGA
- the LOC133710864 gene encoding protein TIFY 6B-like isoform X1 gives MMERDFMGLSSKESVVVIKEENNDDAGRDSGGLTRGAGSNWPFSNKVSAIPHHLMSFKGAQEGKTQKMVPESFLSSGFMPVSTSDAFDPCQKRPTCDAQKYFNHDRQGGTHFTLTAYPMQHDVHSVHRPYDVKMISVSNQGISVPMGNPYMKNHFAPMGQNFAVTTTKQQLFGGIPGTTPYSIPPSSGSIVGTTEPWNNVKTSGSPSQMTIFYAGSVNVYHDISPEKAQAMMILAQNGSSIPSNGAHSKAEAPRAKLASEDGVPVNQTINTPPSAFPSPLSVSSHTGTQSVSGSTSTDELMAGKTTGLPTTPVSKVEPPKTANAVKSVAATSMIHSAIPQARKASLARFLGKRKERVINSAPYNLSKKSAEGSNPESNGMNKGEQQ, from the exons atgaTGGAGAGAGATTTCATGGGTTTGAGCTCGAAAGAGTCGGTGGTTGTGATCAAGGAGGAGAATAATGACGATGCTGGCAGAGACTCTGGTG GGTTGACCAGAGGTGCTGGTTCGAATTGGCCCTTCTCAAACAAGGTCTCTGCAATTCCCCATCATTTGATGTCTTTCAAAGGTGCTCAAGAAGGTAAGACTCAAAAGATGGTACCTGAGTCCTTCTTGTCTTCCGGATTTATGCCCGTCTCAACTTCAGACGCATTTGATCCTTGTCAGAAACGACCTACATGTGATGCACAG AAGTACTTCAATCACGATAGGCAAGGTGGCACTCACTTTACCCTGACAGCTTATCCTATGCAACATGATGTGCACTCTGTACACCGTCCTTATGACGTGAAGATGATTTCAGTTTCCAATCAAGGTATTTCTGTTCCTATGGGCAATCCATACATGAAGAATCATTTTGCACCTATGGGTCAGAATTTTGCTGTTACTACCACCAAGCAACAATTATTTGGAGGAATTCCTGGTACTACTCCATATTCAATTCCTCCAAGTTCAGGGTCCATTGTTGGAACCACTGAACCATG GAACAACGTCAAGACATCTGGGTCTCCTTCTCAGATGACAATCTTCTATGCTGGTAGTGTGAATGTCTATCATGATATCTCCCCTGAGAAG GCTCAGGCTATGATGATTTTAGCTCAGAATGGTTCTTCCATCCCTTCTAATGGTGCACACTCAAAAGCTGAAGCACCAAGAGCAAAGTTGGCCTCAGAAGATGGTGTTCCAGTGAATCAGACTATAAATACACCACCTTCTGCTTTTCCTAGTCCCTTATCTGTTTCTTCACATACTGGTACCCAATCAGTAAGTGGGTCCACAAGCACTGATGAACTGATGGCAGGTAAAACCACAGGGCTTCCAACGACTCCTGTTAGTAAAGTGGAGCCTCCAAAAACAGCAAATGCAGTTAAATCTGTTGCTGCAACGTCTATGATTCATTCTG CTATTCCACAAGCTCGCAAAGCATCCTTGGCTCGATTTTTAGGGAAACGCAAGGAAAG GGTAATAAATTCAGCACCATACAACTTGAGCAAGAAATCTGCAGAAGGCAGCAACCCAGAATCTAATGGAATGAATAAAGGAGAACAACAATGA